The Clostridium chauvoei genome has a window encoding:
- the fliQ gene encoding flagellar biosynthesis protein FliQ has product MSENLVTGVVKDALYTSLKVAGPILIAAILIGLIISIFQATTQIQEQTLTFVPKLIGIAAIGLMLGSWMLHNLVGFTERIFELIIKIST; this is encoded by the coding sequence ATGAGTGAAAATTTAGTTACAGGTGTAGTTAAAGATGCTTTATATACATCATTAAAAGTTGCAGGACCTATACTTATAGCTGCAATTTTAATAGGTTTAATAATAAGTATTTTTCAAGCTACAACCCAAATTCAAGAACAAACATTAACTTTTGTTCCTAAACTTATAGGTATTGCAGCAATTGGGCTTATGCTTGGAAGTTGGATGCTTCATAATTTGGTAGGATTTACTGAGAGAATTTTTGAACTCATTATTAAAATTTCAACTTAG
- the fliP gene encoding flagellar type III secretion system pore protein FliP (The bacterial flagellar biogenesis protein FliP forms a type III secretion system (T3SS)-type pore required for flagellar assembly.), whose translation MKNRKKYFLIIFLAMSFMFIYARSVHAAPNTMEVPNVNISVGGESGTAKNYVDNIKLLIVLTILTLLPSIIIMMTCFTRIIVVFSFLKSALGAQQSIPNQILVGLALFLTVFIMSPIYTEVNDKAFKPYMENKISQEEAIEVGTKPIRDFMLKQTRQKDLELFIETSKMDKDKITKDNIPLQVVIPAFTISELKTAFQIGFLLFMPFLIIDMVVASVLMSMGMFMLPPVMVSLPFKLLLFVMVDGWYLIVKSLVLSFG comes from the coding sequence ATGAAAAATAGGAAAAAATATTTTTTAATAATATTTTTAGCTATGAGCTTTATGTTTATATACGCTAGAAGTGTACATGCAGCACCAAATACAATGGAAGTACCTAATGTAAATATTTCTGTTGGTGGAGAAAGTGGAACAGCTAAAAATTATGTAGACAATATAAAGCTACTTATAGTTTTAACAATATTAACATTATTACCATCAATAATAATAATGATGACTTGTTTTACAAGAATTATTGTAGTTTTCTCATTTTTAAAAAGTGCGCTTGGTGCACAACAATCAATTCCCAATCAAATATTAGTTGGGCTTGCATTGTTTTTAACAGTATTTATAATGAGTCCGATTTATACAGAGGTGAATGATAAAGCATTCAAACCATATATGGAAAATAAGATAAGCCAAGAGGAAGCTATAGAAGTAGGTACAAAACCTATAAGAGATTTTATGTTAAAGCAAACAAGACAAAAGGATTTAGAATTATTTATCGAAACATCAAAAATGGATAAGGATAAGATAACAAAGGATAATATTCCACTTCAAGTTGTTATACCTGCTTTTACAATAAGTGAACTTAAAACAGCTTTCCAAATAGGATTTTTATTATTTATGCCATTTTTAATAATAGATATGGTTGTTGCAAGTGTTCTTATGTCTATGGGGATGTTTATGCTTCCACCAGTTATGGTATCACTACCATTTAAATTACTATTATTTGTAATGGTAGATGGATGGTATCTAATAGTAAAATCATTAGTATTAAGTTTTGGGTAG
- a CDS encoding flagellar biosynthetic protein FliO, with translation MEFVFMCVKLVFSLVIVIGIMYLAFKISGDRINQINKNKYIKVLDRIQISKDSFIIILKVGNKGYIMSSSNGKTEKIQDLSEEEVLTIENEKLKVQNDLNKGYENIINKFKRTFNMFKNKYKLKEEDHEK, from the coding sequence ATGGAATTTGTGTTTATGTGTGTAAAGCTAGTATTTTCACTAGTAATTGTAATTGGAATTATGTACTTAGCTTTTAAGATTAGTGGAGATAGAATTAATCAAATCAATAAGAATAAATACATTAAGGTTTTAGATAGAATTCAAATATCGAAGGATAGTTTTATTATTATCTTAAAGGTTGGAAATAAAGGGTATATTATGTCCTCTTCTAATGGTAAAACTGAGAAAATTCAAGATTTATCAGAAGAAGAAGTTCTAACTATAGAGAATGAAAAATTGAAAGTTCAAAATGATTTAAACAAAGGATATGAAAATATCATTAATAAATTTAAAAGAACTTTCAATATGTTTAAAAATAAATATAAACTAAAGGAAGAGGACCATGAAAAATAG
- a CDS encoding flagellar basal body-associated FliL family protein produces the protein MAKDKNEKTGTFKKIIIGILILAVIGLGTFAGVYFGMSKKATAGEIIIEETYCDLGEIFVNLSDDGQKRYVKLTVSIGADKSNEDLLNEIKDKKIVLRDTTIYYFKSCKAKDFTAENEVNLKGELVKRVNQKLKLGLVRDVYINDIIVQ, from the coding sequence TAAAAATGAAAAAACAGGAACTTTTAAAAAGATAATTATTGGTATATTAATTTTAGCTGTAATAGGATTAGGAACTTTTGCTGGAGTATATTTTGGAATGTCAAAAAAAGCAACAGCAGGAGAAATAATTATTGAAGAAACATATTGTGATTTAGGTGAAATTTTTGTAAACCTTAGTGATGATGGTCAAAAGAGATATGTTAAGTTAACAGTTTCAATAGGAGCAGATAAAAGCAATGAAGATTTACTTAATGAAATAAAGGATAAAAAAATAGTACTTAGGGATACTACTATATATTACTTTAAATCTTGTAAGGCTAAAGACTTTACTGCAGAAAATGAAGTAAACCTAAAGGGTGAATTAGTTAAGAGAGTAAATCAAAAGCTTAAATTAGGACTAGTAAGAGATGTTTATATAAATGACATAATAGTCCAATAA